The Candidatus Eisenbacteria bacterium genomic interval GGCTCCGCGTTGTCCCTGCCGCTCTTCGCAGGCGCGGCCCTCAGAGGAAACTCTCGATCCGCCAAGATCGCTTACAGGTGTAGCTCGGCCGTATTCGTGTTAATGGTGGGAGTGATCAACCCTCTGTTTCTTGCGGTGGTGCTGGTGCTGTTGGGCCTGTCCAGGGTCTACTACTCAAAGAGGTTTTCGCTGGGATATCCATCGGTGCGGGGAAGGTAGGAGGATCACTTTCCGTGCAGAATGTAACCTTCGCCGGACGTTGCGTACTTGAAGCCTTCGATGCTTTTCGAGTCCACGAAGCCTCCTTCCACGAGATCGATCAGTCTCTCGGGGTACGCCGCACGCGTCGCCTTGTAGACTTCGAGGGCAAAACGCAGATTCTCGATGTTAGTGTTCTGTGATGGCTGCGAAACAGCCGCGGCAGAAGCCGGGGGCTCTGTTTTCGTGATGGCCCACCTCACGCCAAACGAGGCCAACGCTATCAGTATGACGACGAAGACGATCCCGAAGGCCGGGACCAGATCCTTTCCTGTCGCGACGGGCTCCTGCGGCAGCGCCTCGACCGGCTCGGCAGGCCATTCTGCCACCTCGGCAAGGCCCGCGTCGATCAGATCGCTGATTACCTCGTAGGTTTCGAACTCGCCCATTCTGGATTTGGCAAGTATCTCGCGGATGGGCCTGCGTCCGTCCATGAGACCGAATACCCATCTTTCTTCCTCAGGAAGCTCCGGTTTCTGTGAAGACTCCTTGTGGCGAAGTATGAGCGACGGAGAATAGAGTTGCTTGATTCTGGCGCTCTCGTCGAGCCTCCTCATACTCCCTATAAGAAGCGCTTCGGTCCTCATGGGCACTTTGAAGAAGAGCCTCGCGACGGTCTTGTCGTCACCGGAGAAGTGGTACTCTCCCTTCTTCCAGGCGAGGAGTTCGGGTAGCACTTCCTTGGCGTGCGCTTCCACGGCTTCGGACAATTGCTTGGCGGCCATGTAGCCGCCGGTAAGGATGATTTCCAGAGAATCCTTCTTGCTCTGGGCGCGGATCGCACAGATTTGCTCTACCTGTTCGGCAGTGAGCCGCTCCGTACTGACGAAGAACTCGAGCAGGGGATCGCTTCTCTTCTCGCGCCTGTCGGTCACGGCGACGATGTTGCCCTTCTCAAAGAAAATGACGGCGTTCGTCGTTTCGCCCGTCAACTTGAGGACGCCGGATTTTCTTTGCAGAGCGATCAGCTGGAGGATTTCGGCCAGGCTGAAATCCTCAAGGCTTCCCTGTAGTGCCATCTTTCACCATCGTCTTCGCAGGTTGAGTCTTCACGAGTGTCAGCAAAACCGGTTGCGGCTCGGCCTTACGCGAGAGTCTGAACAGGGCCAGCGCGTGGAGGAGAGCCAGCGGAACAATCACCAAAACGTACTTGAGAAGATGCTCCTGTTGATATCTCAAAGAGGGAACAACGTCGATCAGGTAACCCGCGCCGTAGAGATAGACGGCGCCGAACGAAGAGAGGAGAAGGAATAGGAAACCCTTGACTGTGTCACCCTTTTGGACGAGCCTGAAGCCGGGCACGACGATCCCCAAGAAAAGCGATGTCGATTTCGTCCTTCGAGCCTCAAGCCTTAGCTGATTGTTCAGCAGTAGCTGCGTGAACTCCTCGGACTTGAGCGCGCTGGCTGCCGCACCGCACTTGAGGCAAAACAGCTTCCGATGCACTCTGGTCAGGCACTTTCGGCAGACTATCCTGCCGCAATTACTGCAACTGTACGTGTAGAGATTCCTGAAGGCAAGGAGGCCCCCGATCATGCTCAGAGCGAAGAAGAGCAAGATTGCGGCAATTCTTCGTCCCGTCCCGATTCCGAGGAGACGCAAGAGGGCGGGAGAAAGGACGAAAGGACTCGCACTCGCCC includes:
- a CDS encoding DUF4388 domain-containing protein produces the protein MALQGSLEDFSLAEILQLIALQRKSGVLKLTGETTNAVIFFEKGNIVAVTDRREKRSDPLLEFFVSTERLTAEQVEQICAIRAQSKKDSLEIILTGGYMAAKQLSEAVEAHAKEVLPELLAWKKGEYHFSGDDKTVARLFFKVPMRTEALLIGSMRRLDESARIKQLYSPSLILRHKESSQKPELPEEERWVFGLMDGRRPIREILAKSRMGEFETYEVISDLIDAGLAEVAEWPAEPVEALPQEPVATGKDLVPAFGIVFVVILIALASFGVRWAITKTEPPASAAAVSQPSQNTNIENLRFALEVYKATRAAYPERLIDLVEGGFVDSKSIEGFKYATSGEGYILHGK